A part of Streptomyces sp. NBC_01451 genomic DNA contains:
- a CDS encoding ADP-ribosylglycohydrolase family protein: MTTTTVRKRAASGALIGLALGDALGFPTEFKDIPSILAAYGPWRHMELPTPAIVTDDTQMTLALAHGLRTATDRGLLAPLRMERPVREEFVNWFQSPDNNRAPGHTCMVACNLLKNERLPWQEASQIDSKGCGANMRVAPVGLVPGLSDEQRAGAAQLQAAFTHGHPTALAASDLTAHAVRLLAQGAEPVELVTLLRAYAHESRSRYHHRWLGDLWTHGHDPSPEHFIARGWDECLAILDRLRLAVRTASPEDDPCLATGAGWTAEEALATGLLCFLLFPDEPLTALRRAACTSGDSDSIACLTGAFAGAHHGTDAWPTRWADRIEYGGDLQTLGALWDA, encoded by the coding sequence ATGACCACCACGACCGTCAGGAAGCGCGCCGCCAGTGGGGCGTTGATCGGGCTCGCGCTCGGCGACGCCCTGGGCTTCCCGACCGAGTTCAAGGACATCCCGTCGATCCTCGCCGCGTACGGTCCCTGGCGGCACATGGAGCTGCCCACGCCAGCGATCGTCACCGACGACACCCAGATGACGCTGGCGCTCGCGCACGGGTTGCGTACGGCGACGGACCGGGGGCTGCTCGCTCCGCTGCGGATGGAACGGCCGGTGCGCGAGGAGTTCGTCAACTGGTTCCAGTCACCGGACAACAACCGGGCACCCGGCCACACCTGCATGGTCGCCTGCAACCTGCTCAAGAACGAGCGGCTGCCCTGGCAGGAGGCCAGCCAGATCGACTCCAAGGGCTGTGGGGCGAACATGCGGGTGGCGCCTGTGGGCCTCGTCCCGGGCCTGAGCGACGAACAGCGCGCCGGAGCCGCCCAGTTGCAGGCGGCGTTCACCCACGGCCATCCGACGGCCCTGGCCGCGTCCGACCTCACCGCACACGCCGTACGGCTGCTCGCCCAGGGTGCCGAGCCGGTCGAACTGGTGACCCTGCTCCGTGCATACGCGCACGAGAGCCGTAGCCGCTACCACCACCGCTGGCTGGGCGACCTGTGGACGCACGGCCACGATCCGAGCCCCGAGCACTTCATCGCCCGCGGCTGGGACGAGTGCCTGGCGATCCTGGACCGGCTCCGGCTCGCCGTCCGCACCGCCTCGCCCGAGGACGACCCCTGCCTCGCCACCGGCGCCGGCTGGACGGCCGAAGAGGCCCTGGCGACCGGCCTGCTGTGCTTCCTGCTCTTCCCCGACGAGCCCCTCACGGCCCTGCGTCGGGCCGCCTGCACCTCGGGCGACTCGGACTCGATCGCCTGTCTGACCGGAGCCTTCGCCGGCGCCCACCACGGCACCGACGCCTGGCCGACCCGCTGGGCGGACCGCATCGAGTACGGGGGTGACCTTCAGACGCTGGGCGCGCTCTGGGACGCTTGA
- a CDS encoding nucleotidyltransferase domain-containing protein encodes MNDAPGLADLPDLDLASVVAEQPDPVLFATVSGAHLYGFPSRDSDVDLRGVHLLPAADLVGLREPAETRSRMWVRDGVELDLVTHDLRKFVRLMLRRNGYVLEQLLSPLVVHTSDTHRELAALAPGVLTGHHAHHYRGFAVTQWRLFERSGELKPLLYTFRALLTGVQLMRGGEVQAHLPTLVGEIGEAPAYLPELVAAKAEREHGPAGVDHARVADDVERLHRVLDEAQAASGLPDAPAVQDALHDFVVRVRLAG; translated from the coding sequence ATGAATGACGCGCCGGGCCTCGCGGACCTCCCCGATCTCGATCTGGCGTCCGTGGTCGCCGAGCAGCCCGACCCGGTGCTGTTCGCCACCGTGTCGGGCGCCCACCTCTACGGCTTCCCGTCCCGCGACTCGGACGTGGACCTCCGGGGCGTCCATCTGCTGCCGGCCGCCGACCTGGTCGGGCTCCGGGAGCCGGCCGAGACCCGGTCGCGGATGTGGGTGCGGGACGGTGTCGAGCTGGACCTCGTCACCCACGACCTGCGCAAGTTCGTACGGCTGATGCTGCGCCGCAACGGCTATGTGCTGGAGCAGTTGCTGTCCCCGCTGGTCGTGCACACCAGCGACACCCATCGCGAACTCGCCGCGCTCGCCCCCGGGGTTCTCACCGGTCACCACGCCCACCACTACCGGGGCTTCGCGGTCACTCAGTGGCGGCTCTTCGAGAGGAGCGGTGAACTCAAGCCGCTGCTCTACACGTTCCGTGCGCTGCTCACCGGCGTTCAGCTGATGCGCGGCGGCGAGGTGCAGGCCCATCTGCCCACGCTGGTCGGGGAGATCGGCGAGGCCCCGGCGTATCTGCCGGAACTGGTCGCGGCCAAGGCGGAGCGGGAGCACGGGCCGGCCGGTGTCGACCACGCGCGTGTGGCGGACGATGTGGAGCGGCTGCACCGGGTGCTGGACGAGGCGCAGGCCGCCTCAGGGCTGCCGGATGCTCCCGCCGTGCAGGACGCCCTGCACGACTTCGTCGTACGGGTCCGCCTGGCGGGCTGA
- a CDS encoding nucleotidyltransferase domain-containing protein, translating into MRPHTDSEGSKDSRDSRDTEGPETLVRDHTVYACVMGSRAFGLATDGSDTDRRGVFLAPTPLFWRFEKPPTHVEGPAEEQFSWELERFCTLALRANPNILECLHSPLVEYADDTGRELLALRGAFLSRQAHGTFARYALGQHKKLEADVRVHGAPRWKHAMHLLRLLMSCRDLLRTGTLTIDVGDERGPLLAVKRGEVPWPEVASRMIRLAAEAEDASHRSPLPEEPDRRRVEDFLVRARRASARQADPYDEVVQGVLHGGSIRQP; encoded by the coding sequence ATGCGCCCGCATACCGACTCCGAGGGCTCCAAAGACTCCAGGGACTCCAGGGACACCGAAGGCCCTGAGACCCTGGTGCGCGACCACACCGTCTACGCCTGTGTGATGGGTTCGCGCGCCTTCGGACTGGCGACCGACGGCAGCGACACGGACCGGCGCGGGGTGTTCCTCGCGCCCACTCCCCTGTTCTGGCGCTTCGAGAAGCCGCCCACGCATGTGGAGGGCCCGGCGGAGGAGCAGTTCAGCTGGGAGCTGGAACGCTTCTGCACACTGGCTCTGCGGGCCAACCCGAACATCCTGGAGTGCCTCCACTCCCCTCTCGTGGAGTACGCCGACGACACGGGGCGCGAACTCCTCGCCCTGCGCGGGGCGTTCCTCTCCCGCCAGGCGCACGGGACGTTCGCGCGCTACGCGCTCGGCCAGCACAAGAAGCTGGAGGCCGACGTGCGCGTCCACGGCGCCCCTCGCTGGAAGCACGCGATGCACTTGCTGCGCCTCCTGATGAGCTGCCGCGACCTGCTGCGCACGGGCACGCTGACGATCGACGTCGGCGACGAGCGCGGCCCGCTGCTGGCGGTGAAGCGGGGCGAGGTGCCGTGGCCGGAGGTCGCGTCCCGGATGATCCGCCTCGCGGCGGAGGCCGAGGACGCGTCCCACCGCAGCCCGCTCCCCGAGGAGCCCGACCGCCGACGCGTCGAGGACTTCCTCGTCCGCGCCCGCCGCGCCTCAGCCCGCCAGGCGGACCCGTACGACGAAGTCGTGCAGGGCGTCCTGCACGGCGGGAGCATCCGGCAGCCCTGA
- a CDS encoding Rieske (2Fe-2S) protein, whose protein sequence is MTQGPTRRTILLATGAAALTAGCSEYGNESASPSASAGSPGQELATTADIPVGGGKIFKDEQVVVTQPKEGEFKAFTSICTHQQCPVANVKGGTINCTCHGSKFNITDGSVANPPATQPLAEKKITVAGNSIRLA, encoded by the coding sequence ATGACGCAAGGCCCGACGCGACGCACGATCCTCCTCGCGACGGGCGCGGCGGCGCTCACGGCGGGATGCAGCGAGTACGGCAACGAATCCGCGTCCCCGTCGGCCTCCGCCGGCTCTCCGGGCCAGGAGCTGGCCACCACGGCCGACATCCCGGTGGGCGGCGGCAAGATCTTCAAGGACGAGCAGGTCGTGGTGACACAGCCCAAGGAGGGCGAGTTCAAGGCCTTCACGTCGATCTGCACGCACCAGCAGTGCCCCGTGGCCAACGTCAAGGGCGGCACCATCAACTGCACCTGCCACGGCAGCAAGTTCAACATCACGGACGGTTCGGTGGCCAACCCGCCGGCGACGCAGCCGCTGGCCGAGAAGAAGATCACGGTGGCGGGAAATTCGATCCGCCTGGCGTGA
- a CDS encoding DUF6529 family protein yields MTVDPNAATQSFPPRPPAPSAPSAARYLVPALVAAAVAVGLGAYGKVHDPEGTAFNLAGFSSTSAVKSWLATTAFAFALVQVVSALMVYGKLPGPGWSATLHRWSGRIAFLVAVPVAVHCLYAFGYQTYDSRVMWHSLLGCFFFGVFSAKMLLLRWDRLPGWLLPVIGGLVFTALTILWLTSALWFFRNFGVTT; encoded by the coding sequence ATGACCGTGGACCCGAACGCCGCAACCCAGAGCTTCCCTCCGCGTCCGCCGGCCCCCAGTGCCCCTAGCGCGGCCCGCTACCTCGTCCCGGCGCTCGTCGCCGCCGCCGTGGCGGTGGGCCTGGGGGCGTACGGCAAGGTCCACGACCCGGAGGGCACCGCCTTCAACCTGGCCGGGTTCAGCAGCACGAGCGCCGTGAAGTCCTGGCTCGCGACGACGGCGTTCGCCTTCGCGCTCGTCCAGGTCGTGTCGGCGCTGATGGTGTACGGGAAGCTGCCGGGCCCCGGCTGGTCGGCGACCCTGCACCGCTGGTCGGGACGGATCGCGTTCCTGGTGGCGGTTCCGGTCGCGGTGCACTGTCTGTACGCTTTCGGATATCAAACATACGATTCCCGCGTGATGTGGCATTCCCTCCTGGGATGCTTTTTCTTCGGCGTTTTCAGTGCAAAGATGCTGCTGCTCCGCTGGGACCGGCTGCCCGGCTGGCTGCTGCCCGTCATCGGCGGACTGGTCTTCACCGCCCTGACGATCCTCTGGCTCACTTCCGCCCTCTGGTTCTTCCGCAACTTCGGAGTGACGACATGA
- the aroH gene encoding chorismate mutase, producing the protein MAVRAVRGAVQLDRDEAGHMDERVSELLTAVLERNSLTADDLISVWFTATPDLHSDFPAAAARKLGIVDVPLICAQELDIEGAMPRVVRILAHIESDLPRADIAHVYLGAAGALRKDIAQ; encoded by the coding sequence GTGGCGGTACGAGCGGTCCGGGGCGCCGTCCAACTGGATCGGGACGAGGCCGGACACATGGACGAGCGGGTCAGCGAGCTGCTCACCGCGGTCCTGGAACGCAACAGCCTCACCGCGGACGACCTGATCAGCGTCTGGTTCACGGCCACCCCCGACCTGCACAGCGACTTCCCGGCCGCCGCGGCCCGCAAGCTCGGCATCGTCGACGTACCACTGATCTGCGCCCAGGAGCTGGACATCGAGGGCGCGATGCCACGGGTGGTCCGGATCCTCGCGCACATCGAGTCGGACCTGCCCCGCGCGGACATCGCGCACGTCTACCTCGGTGCCGCGGGGGCCCTGCGCAAGGACATCGCCCAGTGA
- a CDS encoding prephenate dehydrogenase: MRTALVIGTGLIGTSAALALVSRGVVVHLADHDPEQARTASALGAGTDEAPEGPVDLAIIAAPPAHVAGALADAMRRGVARGYLDVASVKGGPRRELEALGLDLASYIGSHPMSGREKSGPLAATGDLFEGRPWVLTPTRDTDTEVLNLALELVSHCRAVPVVMDADAHDRAVALVSHMPHLVSSIVAARLENAEEAAVRLCGQGIRDVTRIAASDPGMWIDILSANPGPVADLLTDVAADLGETVQALRSLQSSDEAKRREGVSGVEDVLRRGNAGQVRVPGKHGSAPLVYEVVAVLIDDQPGQLARIFADAGRAGVNIEDVRIEHATGQQAGLVQLMVEPKAAPVLSASLRERGWAIRQ; encoded by the coding sequence GTGAGAACCGCACTCGTCATCGGCACGGGCCTCATCGGTACGTCCGCCGCGCTCGCCCTCGTCTCGCGCGGCGTCGTCGTCCACCTCGCCGACCACGACCCCGAGCAGGCCCGTACGGCGTCCGCGCTGGGCGCCGGTACGGACGAGGCGCCGGAGGGGCCGGTCGACCTCGCGATCATCGCGGCGCCGCCCGCGCACGTGGCCGGTGCCCTCGCCGACGCGATGCGCCGGGGTGTCGCGCGCGGCTACCTCGACGTGGCCAGCGTCAAGGGCGGCCCGCGCCGCGAGCTGGAGGCCCTGGGCCTCGACCTGGCGTCGTACATCGGCTCGCACCCCATGTCCGGCCGCGAGAAGTCCGGCCCGCTGGCCGCGACCGGCGACCTCTTCGAGGGCCGCCCCTGGGTGCTGACACCGACCCGCGACACGGACACCGAGGTCCTGAACCTCGCCCTCGAACTGGTCTCGCACTGCCGCGCGGTCCCCGTCGTCATGGACGCGGACGCCCACGACCGTGCCGTGGCCCTCGTCTCCCACATGCCCCACCTGGTCTCCAGCATCGTCGCCGCGCGGCTGGAGAACGCGGAGGAGGCGGCCGTACGGCTGTGCGGGCAGGGCATCCGGGACGTGACCCGGATCGCCGCGTCCGACCCCGGCATGTGGATCGACATCCTCTCCGCCAACCCGGGGCCGGTCGCCGACCTCCTCACGGACGTCGCCGCCGACCTGGGGGAGACGGTTCAGGCGCTGCGGTCCCTCCAGTCCTCCGACGAGGCGAAGCGCCGCGAAGGGGTCTCCGGGGTCGAGGACGTCCTGCGGCGCGGAAACGCCGGCCAGGTCCGGGTGCCCGGCAAGCACGGGTCCGCTCCGCTGGTCTACGAGGTCGTGGCGGTTCTCATCGACGACCAGCCCGGGCAGCTGGCCCGGATCTTCGCCGACGCGGGGCGGGCGGGCGTCAATATCGAGGATGTGCGCATCGAGCACGCCACCGGGCAGCAGGCGGGGCTTGTGCAGTTGATGGTGGAGCCGAAGGCCGCGCCGGTGCTTTCGGCTTCGCTGCGGGAGCGGGGCTGGGCGATTCGGCAGTAG
- the cmk gene encoding (d)CMP kinase, whose product MDRAAVIVAIDGPSGTGKSSTSKAVAAQLGLSYLDTGAQYRAITWWMVTNGIDITDPAAIADAAGKAEIVSGTDPENPTITVDGTDVGGPIRTQEVTSKVSAVSAVPEVRARITELQRSIAASAEKGIVVEGRDIGTTVLPDADLKIFLTASPEARAARRSGELKGADVNATREALLKRDAADSSRKTSPLAKADDAVEVDTSELTLQQVIECVVTLVEEKRDAK is encoded by the coding sequence GTGGATCGCGCCGCAGTGATTGTCGCCATTGACGGGCCCTCCGGCACAGGCAAGTCGAGCACGTCGAAGGCTGTTGCCGCGCAGCTCGGGCTGAGCTACCTGGACACCGGGGCTCAGTACCGGGCGATCACCTGGTGGATGGTGACGAACGGGATCGACATCACGGACCCCGCCGCGATCGCCGACGCGGCCGGCAAGGCCGAGATCGTCTCCGGCACGGACCCGGAGAACCCGACGATCACCGTCGACGGCACCGACGTCGGCGGCCCGATCCGCACCCAGGAGGTCACCTCCAAGGTCAGCGCGGTGAGCGCCGTTCCGGAGGTGCGTGCCCGGATCACCGAGTTGCAGCGTTCCATCGCCGCGTCCGCCGAGAAGGGGATCGTCGTCGAGGGGCGTGACATCGGGACGACCGTGCTGCCCGACGCCGACCTGAAGATCTTCCTCACCGCCTCCCCGGAGGCGCGTGCCGCCCGCCGCAGCGGTGAGCTGAAGGGGGCCGACGTCAACGCCACCCGTGAGGCGCTGCTGAAGCGGGACGCGGCCGACTCCAGCCGTAAGACCTCGCCGCTCGCCAAGGCGGACGACGCGGTGGAGGTCGACACCTCCGAGCTGACCCTGCAGCAGGTCATCGAGTGCGTCGTCACCCTCGTCGAGGAGAAGCGGGACGCGAAGTGA
- a CDS encoding lysophospholipid acyltransferase family protein, producing MRRHPRRGEAGREVSAPAKPSKVPKAAEMPTERGAEVGRRIGVGLMYGLWKPRVLGAWKVPATGPVILAVNHSHNIDGPMVIGVAPRASHFLVKKEAFIGPLATFMRATGQLEVDRSTADRAAITQALGVLARGGVLGIFPEGSRGEGDFASLRSGLAYFAVRSGAKVVPVAVLGSTDRRGRLIKGLPPLRSRVDVVFGDPFEAGDGTGRRTRAALDEATVRIQKQLTAHLENARRLTGRQENAGRPAER from the coding sequence GTGCGTCGTCACCCTCGTCGAGGAGAAGCGGGACGCGAAGTGAGCGCTCCGGCCAAGCCGTCGAAGGTGCCGAAGGCGGCTGAGATGCCCACCGAGCGGGGTGCCGAGGTCGGGCGGCGCATCGGTGTCGGCCTGATGTACGGGCTGTGGAAGCCGCGCGTCCTGGGCGCCTGGAAGGTCCCCGCGACCGGCCCGGTGATCCTCGCCGTCAACCACTCGCACAACATCGACGGCCCGATGGTCATCGGCGTGGCCCCCAGGGCGTCGCACTTCCTGGTCAAGAAGGAGGCGTTCATCGGCCCGCTCGCCACCTTCATGCGCGCCACCGGCCAGCTGGAGGTCGACCGCTCGACCGCCGACCGGGCGGCGATCACCCAGGCCCTCGGCGTGCTGGCCAGGGGCGGGGTCCTCGGGATCTTCCCCGAGGGCAGCCGCGGCGAGGGCGACTTCGCCTCGCTGCGTTCCGGGCTCGCCTACTTCGCCGTCCGCAGCGGTGCGAAGGTGGTACCCGTGGCCGTCCTGGGAAGCACCGACCGGCGCGGCCGGCTGATAAAGGGGCTGCCTCCGCTGCGCAGCCGCGTCGACGTGGTCTTCGGTGACCCGTTCGAGGCGGGCGACGGCACCGGGCGGCGTACGCGCGCGGCGCTGGACGAGGCGACCGTACGCATCCAGAAGCAGCTCACCGCGCACCTGGAGAACGCCAGACGGCTCACCGGGCGGCAGGAAAACGCCGGGCGTCCCGCTGAGCGCTGA
- the der gene encoding ribosome biogenesis GTPase Der, which yields MNDHIPSESSGEYEHGELGDAEYAEFMELAAVEGFDPEEIEGALDEAGHGPLPVLAVVGRPNVGKSTLVNRIIGRREAVVEDKPGVTRDRVTYEAEWAGRRFKVVDTGGWEQDVLGIDASVAAQAEYAIEAADAVVFVVDAKVGATDTDEAVVRLLRKAGKPVVLCANKVDGPSGEADATSLWALGLGEPHPVSSLHGRGTGDMLDAVLEALPEAPAQTFGAGVGGPRRIALIGRPNVGKSSLLNKVAGQERVVVNEIAGTTRDPVDELIELGGVTWKFIDTAGIRKRVHLQQGADYYASLRTAAAVEKAEVAVILIDGSENISIQDQRIVTMAVDAGRAIVLAYNKWDTLDEERRYYLEREIETELAQVAWAPRVNVSARTGRHMEKLVPAIEAAIAGWETRVPTGRLNAFLGELVAAHPHPVRGGKQPRILFGTQAGTMPPRFVLFASGFIEAGYRRFIERRLREEFGFEGTPIHISVRVREKRGRKK from the coding sequence ATGAACGACCACATTCCCTCCGAGAGCTCGGGAGAGTACGAGCACGGAGAGCTTGGCGATGCCGAGTACGCGGAGTTCATGGAGCTCGCCGCGGTGGAGGGCTTCGACCCCGAGGAGATCGAGGGCGCGCTCGACGAGGCGGGGCACGGGCCGCTGCCCGTGCTCGCCGTCGTGGGGCGGCCGAACGTCGGCAAGTCGACGCTCGTCAACCGCATCATCGGGCGCCGCGAGGCCGTCGTCGAGGACAAGCCCGGCGTCACCCGTGACCGCGTCACCTACGAGGCCGAATGGGCCGGGCGGCGCTTCAAGGTCGTCGACACCGGCGGCTGGGAGCAGGACGTCCTCGGTATCGACGCCTCCGTGGCCGCGCAGGCCGAGTACGCGATCGAGGCGGCCGACGCGGTCGTCTTCGTCGTCGACGCCAAGGTCGGCGCGACCGACACCGACGAGGCGGTCGTCCGGCTGCTGCGCAAGGCCGGCAAGCCCGTCGTCCTGTGCGCCAACAAGGTCGACGGGCCGAGCGGCGAGGCCGACGCCACCTCCCTGTGGGCCCTCGGTCTCGGCGAGCCGCACCCCGTCTCCTCGCTGCACGGCCGCGGCACCGGCGACATGCTGGACGCCGTCCTGGAGGCGCTGCCCGAGGCGCCCGCGCAGACCTTCGGCGCCGGGGTCGGCGGCCCGCGCCGCATCGCCCTCATCGGCCGCCCGAACGTCGGCAAGTCCTCGCTGCTGAACAAGGTGGCGGGCCAGGAGCGCGTCGTCGTCAACGAGATCGCGGGCACCACCCGTGACCCGGTCGACGAGCTGATCGAACTCGGCGGCGTCACCTGGAAGTTCATCGACACGGCGGGCATCCGCAAGCGTGTCCACCTCCAGCAGGGAGCCGACTACTACGCCTCGCTGCGCACGGCCGCCGCCGTGGAGAAGGCCGAGGTCGCGGTCATCCTGATCGACGGCTCCGAGAACATCTCCATCCAGGACCAGCGGATCGTCACCATGGCCGTCGACGCGGGCCGGGCGATCGTCCTCGCGTACAACAAGTGGGACACGCTCGACGAGGAGCGCCGCTACTACCTGGAGCGGGAGATCGAGACCGAGCTCGCCCAGGTGGCGTGGGCGCCCCGCGTCAACGTCTCGGCGCGCACCGGCCGCCACATGGAGAAGCTGGTCCCGGCGATCGAGGCAGCCATCGCCGGCTGGGAGACCCGGGTCCCGACGGGCCGGCTGAACGCCTTCCTCGGCGAGCTGGTCGCCGCCCACCCGCACCCGGTCCGGGGCGGCAAGCAGCCGCGCATCCTGTTCGGCACCCAGGCGGGCACCATGCCGCCGCGGTTCGTGCTCTTCGCCTCCGGCTTCATCGAGGCCGGCTACCGCCGCTTCATCGAGCGCCGCCTGCGCGAGGAGTTCGGCTTCGAGGGCACGCCGATCCACATCTCGGTCCGGGTGCGCGAGAAGCGCGGCCGGAAGAAGTAG
- a CDS encoding transglycosylase family protein, with the protein MSECADSYTRKTRKTAVLAGAALLAPLGLLAATGNAAAADSGVWDRIAQCESGGNWHINTGNGYYGGLQFSAGTWRAYGGTAYAPTADGASRSQQIAVATKVQGAQGWGAWPTCSARAGASGSAPAASGSDSGSGSATTKSSKPTKKSAKPSTGQSAGKTTGSGESTASKAPSKAPERSTAHVGRSSSRGDYTVRAGDTLSGIAARYTTTWQHLYAANKAVIGDSPDLIMPGQRLDF; encoded by the coding sequence ATGTCCGAGTGTGCCGATAGTTACACCCGCAAGACGCGCAAGACGGCGGTCCTCGCCGGAGCGGCACTGCTCGCTCCGCTCGGCCTGCTGGCCGCGACCGGCAACGCCGCGGCGGCGGACAGCGGGGTGTGGGACCGCATCGCCCAGTGCGAGAGCGGCGGAAACTGGCACATCAACACCGGCAACGGCTACTACGGAGGACTCCAGTTCTCCGCCGGCACCTGGCGCGCCTACGGCGGCACGGCCTACGCGCCCACCGCCGACGGGGCCAGCAGGTCCCAGCAGATCGCCGTCGCCACCAAGGTCCAGGGCGCCCAGGGCTGGGGCGCGTGGCCCACCTGCTCGGCACGCGCCGGGGCTTCCGGGAGCGCTCCCGCCGCGTCGGGCTCCGACTCGGGCTCCGGTTCGGCCACCACCAAGTCGAGCAAGCCGACGAAGAAGTCGGCCAAGCCGTCCACCGGGCAGTCGGCGGGGAAGACCACCGGTTCCGGCGAGTCCACCGCGTCCAAGGCTCCGTCGAAGGCACCGGAGCGTTCCACGGCCCACGTCGGCCGCAGCTCGTCCCGCGGCGACTACACCGTCCGCGCGGGCGACACCCTGAGCGGCATCGCCGCCCGGTACACCACCACCTGGCAGCACCTCTACGCCGCCAACAAGGCTGTCATCGGCGACAGTCCCGACCTGATCATGCCCGGACAGAGGCTCGACTTCTGA
- a CDS encoding ABC transporter ATP-binding protein, with product MILSLRHARVRYGPLEALHGVSLDAPGPGITVLLGRNGSGRTTVLRALAGAVPLSGGAVVWDGVDVTRVPAYERARRGLCLVPERQAVFGSLTVRENLELGLGDPAPALDAYPRLEPLLARRAGTLSGGERRMLALSRVLSAHARVVLVDEPAQGMSPAVAARTYELLNALDACVIVAEQRLPPVLHGRRALVYELRRGTVVFGGETAELAGPSG from the coding sequence ATGATTCTCTCCCTGCGGCACGCGCGCGTGCGGTACGGCCCGCTGGAGGCCCTGCACGGCGTCTCCCTCGACGCGCCCGGTCCGGGCATCACGGTCCTGCTGGGCCGCAACGGCTCCGGCCGTACGACCGTCCTGCGCGCCCTCGCCGGAGCGGTACCCCTGTCGGGGGGCGCGGTGGTGTGGGACGGGGTCGACGTGACCCGTGTGCCCGCGTACGAGCGGGCCCGCCGTGGACTGTGCCTGGTGCCGGAGCGGCAGGCCGTGTTCGGGTCGCTGACCGTCCGGGAGAACCTGGAGCTCGGGCTGGGCGATCCCGCCCCCGCGCTCGACGCCTACCCGCGGCTGGAGCCCCTGCTGGCGCGCCGCGCGGGCACCCTCTCCGGCGGTGAGCGGCGCATGCTCGCGCTCTCCCGCGTCCTGTCGGCACACGCACGCGTGGTGCTGGTCGACGAACCCGCGCAGGGCATGTCACCGGCGGTCGCGGCCCGCACGTACGAACTGCTGAACGCACTGGACGCCTGCGTGATCGTCGCCGAGCAGCGGCTGCCGCCGGTCCTGCACGGCCGTCGGGCTCTCGTGTACGAACTCCGCCGGGGCACTGTGGTGTTCGGTGGGGAGACGGCCGAACTGGCCGGCCCCTCGGGATGA